A single Vulcanisaeta distributa DSM 14429 DNA region contains:
- a CDS encoding UbiD family decarboxylase: protein MAIKDLRTFIRALEERRDLVRISEPLSVDLEVAALLRELMYRGGPAVIIERTREGTLPIVGNLFGKWDRVMLAMEGNDPETAASKLTDLLNLRIPQGLFDALKSLNELRRFSQYFPRSVNDGPVREVEWSNIDLTKIPAIRQWVHEPGRFITFGITFVKYGNYRNFGYYRLQVVGRDRFVMHWQPWRRSAMYGELSEKAEVAVVFGPDPVTMLMAGISIPHPLDKLLVTGVLRGEGVELVRGSTVDVEYPANAELVIEGELTGEYVREGPFGDHVGVYSIAKEYPVVKVKAIYSRRDPLIPVTVTGRPVLEDGNIIRFGTRVVKPLLKQILPELVDIEIPPEGLGYVIITSIRKRYPGHARRVMTALWGLVPVLGKVVIVVDHDVDVRDWGQVMYAVAAHVNPSRDILIIDNYPVEELDPSTPVPNLGSKVGIDATRKLPEEYGGKEYPMDVTAPSDVIDRVRRIVDSIMGRSRN, encoded by the coding sequence GTGGCTATTAAGGACCTCAGAACCTTCATTAGGGCCCTGGAGGAAAGGAGGGACCTCGTCAGGATAAGTGAACCACTTAGTGTTGATCTCGAGGTTGCTGCATTACTGAGGGAGTTGATGTATAGGGGTGGTCCTGCCGTAATAATCGAGAGGACCAGGGAGGGCACATTGCCAATAGTCGGCAATCTATTTGGTAAGTGGGATAGGGTGATGCTCGCCATGGAAGGTAACGACCCAGAGACCGCAGCCTCTAAATTAACGGACCTACTAAATCTTAGGATTCCCCAGGGATTGTTCGACGCCTTAAAATCCCTGAATGAGTTGAGGAGGTTTTCGCAGTACTTCCCTAGGAGTGTTAATGATGGGCCAGTTAGGGAGGTTGAGTGGAGTAACATTGATTTAACGAAGATACCTGCCATCAGGCAGTGGGTTCATGAGCCTGGTAGGTTCATTACCTTTGGGATAACGTTCGTTAAATACGGCAACTACAGGAACTTTGGCTACTATAGGCTGCAGGTGGTTGGTAGGGATAGGTTCGTGATGCATTGGCAGCCTTGGCGCAGGAGTGCAATGTATGGAGAGCTTAGTGAGAAGGCGGAGGTTGCTGTTGTCTTTGGTCCTGACCCAGTGACGATGCTTATGGCAGGCATTTCAATACCGCATCCACTGGATAAGCTCCTGGTCACTGGGGTGCTTAGGGGCGAGGGTGTTGAGTTGGTGAGAGGTTCGACCGTGGATGTTGAGTACCCAGCAAATGCGGAGTTGGTTATCGAGGGTGAATTGACCGGTGAATACGTTAGGGAGGGACCGTTTGGCGACCACGTGGGTGTTTACTCAATAGCCAAGGAGTACCCTGTGGTTAAGGTTAAGGCCATTTACTCTAGGAGGGATCCCTTGATACCCGTCACGGTCACTGGGAGGCCTGTGCTCGAGGATGGGAACATAATTAGGTTTGGAACGAGGGTTGTGAAACCCCTCCTAAAGCAAATACTCCCTGAGCTGGTGGATATTGAAATACCGCCCGAGGGCTTGGGCTACGTAATCATTACATCGATTAGGAAGAGGTACCCTGGACACGCCAGGAGGGTTATGACGGCATTATGGGGCTTAGTACCTGTACTGGGTAAGGTCGTGATTGTGGTGGATCATGACGTGGACGTCAGGGATTGGGGTCAGGTAATGTACGCGGTGGCTGCTCACGTTAATCCATCGAGGGACATACTCATAATTGATAATTACCCAGTGGAGGAGCTCGACCCATCAACGCCAGTTCCAAACCTGGGTAGTAAGGTTGGCATTGACGCAACTAGGAAGCTCCCCGAGGAGTATGGTGGTAAGGAATACCCGATGGATGTTACGGCGCCTAGCGACGTAATTGACAGGGTTAGGAGGATCGTGGATTCAATCATGGGCAGGTCAAGGAATTGA
- a CDS encoding prenyltransferase, with translation MGIKTWLMSFSPTTLTSAFSSVTLGTALAWYLNDRFNPIIYVITLAALLLAQAGVNLVHDYYDYLSGVDILYRASGFSHRPHPIIDLKLSPRDVITVGYVFLAIAFMAGVYLFTLVGLPVLILAMAGLIIGVGYSIPPLKFHYRGYGEVLAALAMGPLVTWGSYIVQTGIYANPAPLIVGIPNGLFTLLILIGSGALEIDACRTVGKITLVLLVGIRNTRYVVYTSIALMYLAIVISAILHYLPYISLVSLLLIPRTLRLAGPLLSGDENVVRSRWRELRNLWAGPFSVRLILLIIFIVSMIIARIYPPLSI, from the coding sequence ATGGGTATTAAGACCTGGTTAATGTCATTCAGCCCGACAACGTTAACGAGCGCCTTCTCGTCCGTGACCCTAGGCACCGCATTGGCCTGGTACTTAAATGATAGGTTCAATCCAATAATCTACGTAATAACGCTGGCGGCTCTACTACTGGCCCAGGCAGGGGTTAACCTGGTACATGACTATTACGATTACCTAAGTGGCGTAGACATACTGTACAGGGCCAGTGGCTTCTCCCATAGACCTCACCCAATAATAGACCTTAAATTGAGCCCTAGGGATGTTATTACCGTAGGTTATGTATTCCTAGCGATAGCCTTTATGGCGGGGGTTTACCTCTTTACCCTAGTGGGTTTGCCCGTGTTAATACTAGCCATGGCCGGCTTAATAATTGGCGTTGGTTACAGCATACCACCATTGAAATTCCACTATAGGGGCTATGGCGAGGTGCTTGCGGCACTTGCCATGGGGCCTCTCGTTACCTGGGGCTCGTACATCGTCCAGACGGGCATCTACGCAAACCCAGCACCATTAATCGTCGGTATACCAAACGGATTATTTACGCTATTAATACTAATCGGCTCAGGCGCCCTAGAGATTGATGCGTGCAGGACTGTGGGTAAGATAACGCTTGTATTACTCGTGGGCATTAGGAATACGAGGTACGTAGTCTACACATCAATAGCCCTCATGTACTTAGCCATCGTGATCTCAGCAATCCTGCATTACTTACCCTACATTTCACTGGTATCGTTATTACTTATTCCACGCACACTGAGATTGGCGGGTCCGTTACTCAGTGGTGATGAGAACGTGGTCAGAAGTAGGTGGAGGGAGCTTAGGAATCTGTGGGCTGGTCCCTTCAGTGTCAGGTTAATCCTTTTAATAATCTTCATAGTATCAATGATAATAGCTCGAATATACCCACCTCTCTCAATATAA